One genomic segment of Novosphingobium sp. RL4 includes these proteins:
- a CDS encoding TonB-dependent receptor, which translates to MRRERALTLAGASLLAMSTPALARQQTEPAATGEANAALSLTNEIIVQARRRDESLQDVPLVVNAVTADTIDKLNIRSFTDIGSVVPGLQLTPNANGIGTSSSIRGVNHDVNVSAENGTIQYYRNDAPVPSSFVFQTMYDVGQIEVLRGPQGTLRGRSTPSGSITATTRLPDLVEPGGYVSGTFGSGSAANINGALNIPVIGDMLGVRVAGLHKFDRLNRVSSINSDVKPRSETNAIRATVRFEPTQWLRFGFLYEGMQNDALRFDQVRSVAAFNPDYTPSAGAPDYGDIGIGDYLSVQSRPSTVSQKFRFYNWNAEADILGQRLVYVGSRTAQHYRSFGVRDLANFFPDLAIGQEADTRGTTSSHEVRLQNLDRIGGLFDYVVGYFQYAVPSRTILNESSITQLRLAGPGIPIAPPSVTDTPIYLPKGMPKEESFFGNVTLHLGDATELSGGLRRIHFTDFRDGLFIGCTPQLYEAGSCTRQNGTQSDVKENTTIYSASIKHRFTPGLMVYAATGSSWRPPVVAIGNFTHADYTPNEVAHVALPPESSKSYEIGVKSDWFDHKLTFNLTAYHQKYKNYPYRSGGAGIAYININSAGAPTIGNFNFVSAVPVKVNGVEAELAFTPTSQFSVGATVNYARSTIGNALLACTDALNNQTGAVGSDGLPDSVTPTLAQMQQAYGAERVAVCPGGGQSATFQPQWTGVLRAEYNQPVGHDMDAYVRGLLSWRGKSKTDPNNRFDDVGAYGLFNLYGGLRAADGGWEVTVYAKNLFDTNKLLTQDDLAQFTAVTDVYLAPPAFSVTGIGSTVYNSRYTGVTVTAPREFGVTFRVAFGSR; encoded by the coding sequence ATGCGTAGGGAACGGGCTCTCACGCTCGCGGGCGCCAGCCTGCTTGCAATGTCAACGCCGGCACTTGCCCGGCAACAGACCGAACCGGCGGCAACGGGCGAGGCGAATGCAGCGCTGTCGCTGACCAATGAGATCATCGTCCAGGCCCGCCGTCGCGACGAGAGCCTGCAGGACGTGCCGCTTGTCGTGAACGCCGTGACGGCCGACACGATAGACAAGCTGAACATTCGCAGTTTCACGGATATCGGCTCAGTCGTCCCCGGCCTTCAACTGACGCCCAATGCCAATGGCATCGGCACGTCGTCATCGATCCGAGGCGTCAATCACGACGTGAATGTCAGTGCCGAAAACGGCACCATCCAGTACTATCGCAACGATGCCCCGGTCCCGTCGAGTTTCGTTTTCCAGACGATGTACGATGTCGGCCAGATCGAGGTCCTGCGGGGGCCGCAAGGTACTCTGCGCGGCCGGTCTACGCCTTCGGGTTCCATCACGGCAACCACCAGGCTGCCGGATCTCGTCGAGCCGGGCGGTTATGTTTCCGGTACATTCGGATCGGGATCGGCGGCCAACATCAACGGTGCCCTGAACATTCCGGTGATAGGCGACATGCTGGGCGTTCGCGTGGCCGGACTGCACAAGTTCGACCGGCTGAACCGCGTCAGCAGCATCAACAGCGATGTGAAGCCGCGCAGCGAAACCAATGCGATCCGCGCGACCGTTCGCTTCGAGCCGACCCAATGGCTACGCTTCGGCTTTCTCTATGAGGGAATGCAGAACGATGCCTTGCGTTTCGACCAGGTGCGTTCGGTAGCGGCGTTCAATCCCGATTACACCCCATCGGCCGGCGCACCGGACTACGGCGACATCGGGATAGGCGATTATCTTTCGGTTCAATCCCGGCCGAGCACTGTTTCGCAGAAATTCCGGTTCTACAACTGGAACGCCGAGGCCGACATTCTCGGCCAGCGCCTGGTCTACGTAGGATCGCGCACGGCGCAGCATTACCGCAGCTTCGGGGTGCGCGACCTCGCCAATTTCTTCCCCGACCTTGCGATCGGGCAGGAGGCCGACACGCGCGGCACGACGTCCAGCCACGAGGTTCGCCTGCAGAACCTCGACCGGATCGGGGGCCTGTTCGACTATGTCGTGGGCTATTTCCAATATGCGGTTCCGTCCCGCACGATCCTGAACGAGAGCAGCATCACGCAGTTGCGGCTGGCAGGCCCCGGCATTCCGATTGCGCCGCCCAGCGTGACGGACACGCCGATCTATCTTCCCAAAGGCATGCCGAAGGAGGAATCGTTCTTCGGGAACGTGACGCTTCATCTGGGCGATGCGACCGAACTGTCCGGAGGCCTGCGCCGAATCCACTTCACGGACTTCCGCGATGGCCTGTTTATCGGCTGCACCCCGCAGTTGTACGAGGCCGGATCGTGTACGCGCCAGAACGGCACGCAGTCGGACGTGAAGGAGAACACCACGATCTACAGCGCGAGCATCAAGCACCGCTTCACGCCGGGGCTCATGGTCTATGCGGCGACCGGCAGTTCCTGGCGTCCGCCTGTCGTCGCGATCGGCAATTTCACGCATGCCGATTACACGCCGAACGAAGTCGCCCATGTCGCGCTGCCGCCGGAAAGCTCGAAGTCCTATGAGATCGGCGTGAAATCGGACTGGTTCGATCACAAGCTGACATTCAACCTCACGGCCTATCACCAGAAATACAAGAACTACCCCTACCGTTCGGGCGGGGCAGGCATTGCTTATATCAACATCAATTCGGCCGGTGCGCCCACTATCGGCAACTTCAACTTCGTGAGCGCGGTGCCGGTGAAGGTGAACGGGGTGGAGGCGGAGCTCGCTTTCACTCCAACCTCGCAGTTCAGTGTCGGCGCTACCGTCAATTATGCCCGGAGCACGATAGGCAATGCGCTGCTGGCCTGTACCGACGCGCTGAACAACCAGACGGGTGCCGTCGGTTCGGACGGACTTCCCGACAGCGTGACCCCGACGCTCGCGCAGATGCAGCAGGCTTACGGCGCCGAGCGCGTGGCGGTGTGTCCGGGCGGCGGACAAAGCGCGACATTCCAGCCGCAGTGGACCGGCGTTCTGCGCGCGGAGTACAACCAGCCGGTCGGACATGACATGGACGCCTATGTGCGCGGGCTGCTGAGCTGGCGAGGCAAGTCGAAGACCGATCCCAACAACCGCTTCGACGATGTCGGGGCATATGGCCTGTTCAACCTCTATGGCGGTTTGCGCGCGGCCGATGGAGGCTGGGAAGTCACCGTCTATGCCAAGAACCTGTTCGATACGAACAAGCTGCTGACCCAGGATGACCTGGCCCAGTTCACGGCTGTGACCGACGTCTATCTGGCGCCGCCGGCCTTCAGCGTTACGGGCATCGGATCCACCGTCTACAACAGCCGCTACACGGGCGTGACCGTTACCGCGCCGCGCGAATTCGGCGTGACGTTCCGCGTGGCGTTCGGTTCCCGCTGA
- a CDS encoding 2Fe-2S iron-sulfur cluster-binding protein, giving the protein MTTIIVVGASGEERALEARPGQTVMEIIRDAGFDELLALCGGCCSCATCHVHVEHVQGTKALDPMSDDESDLLDSSSHRNERSRLSCQLQVTDALDGLRVRIAPED; this is encoded by the coding sequence ATGACGACGATTATCGTTGTGGGCGCGTCCGGAGAGGAAAGAGCCCTGGAGGCGAGGCCGGGGCAAACCGTCATGGAAATCATCCGGGATGCCGGGTTCGATGAACTGCTGGCGCTGTGCGGGGGCTGTTGCTCCTGCGCGACCTGCCACGTCCATGTCGAACATGTGCAGGGGACGAAGGCCCTCGATCCCATGAGCGATGATGAAAGCGATCTGCTGGATTCGTCGAGCCACCGGAATGAGCGCTCGCGCCTCTCGTGTCAGTTGCAGGTCACCGATGCGCTCGATGGCCTGCGCGTGAGGATCGCCCCCGAAGACTGA
- a CDS encoding glycoside hydrolase family 2 TIM barrel-domain containing protein produces the protein MERGFLTTGRRNVLAIAAATAVSGAAFAAPAASARSPAPANHGGRRQPFDDDWRFRLGEMDGAQSKAFDDTDWRRVDLPHDWSVEDLPGQLPGTVIGPFDKRSIGKTATGFTNGGEGWYRKHFRADAYPAGASVEIVFDGAYLETDVWLNGRQVGGSVAGYAPFALDLTPFLDRTGDNVVAVRVRNLGRNSRWYSGSGLYRSVEFDIVPSASRLVRWGVAAWTSKLENGRAVVDVSSEVVAPESGDILRTRLVEPDGRVVAEASAPAAAAMRQTLEVRGPRLWSAASPELYSLETELVRNGSVLDRIVQPYGIRIIAFDARTGMTVNGQQVKLKGGCLHHDNGLLGACAFPDADERRLRLLKARGFNAIRSSHNPASRSLREACDRLGMYLIEEAFDAWHVAKEPQDFAQQFPAHWSEVIDAMVRTARNNPSVIMWSIGNEIPFRSTEEGVEWQWKLANAVRRLDPTRPVTAGLNGVLGAELIAAPETARAGRGGKTDNASTVFLDVPGYNYRLEDIEAEEGVHPERVVYASETFARDVYDYQALQEKAPYFLGEFLWTAMDYLGEAGIGANARLKNGNYPIYLPSFPWVNAWCGDIDLIGQQKASSLARDVVWGISDLEMAVQRPGPDGTFEYVSGWGWSDELASWTWPGAEGRPLGVRVHAAGDRVELRLDGKLAASRELGPTDRRRAEFEVPYAPGKLEAIAYRNGKPIARKVLETVGPAARVRVVPERREAGAARNALSYLRVDITDAQGRVLPDDRRRIDLLIEGPATLAAFGSANPQATGSFQSSSAECYRGQALLILRGSGKPGRVRIKAKCEGLAEGGIAFDLS, from the coding sequence ATGGAACGCGGCTTCCTTACCACCGGCAGGCGCAACGTGCTGGCCATAGCCGCCGCAACCGCCGTAAGCGGCGCGGCCTTCGCAGCCCCTGCGGCAAGTGCGCGCAGCCCGGCACCCGCAAACCATGGCGGGCGCCGCCAGCCTTTCGACGACGACTGGCGCTTCCGGCTGGGTGAGATGGACGGCGCCCAAAGCAAGGCGTTCGACGATACCGACTGGCGCCGGGTGGACCTGCCCCACGACTGGAGCGTGGAGGACCTGCCGGGACAACTTCCCGGCACCGTGATCGGCCCGTTCGACAAACGCTCGATCGGCAAGACCGCAACCGGCTTCACCAATGGCGGCGAAGGCTGGTACCGCAAGCACTTCCGCGCCGATGCCTACCCGGCCGGCGCAAGCGTCGAGATTGTCTTCGACGGGGCCTATCTGGAAACGGACGTCTGGCTGAACGGCAGGCAAGTTGGCGGCAGCGTGGCGGGATATGCCCCGTTCGCGCTTGACCTCACGCCCTTCCTGGACCGCACCGGCGATAACGTGGTGGCCGTGCGGGTACGAAACCTCGGCCGGAACAGCCGCTGGTACTCAGGTTCGGGCCTTTACCGCTCGGTGGAGTTCGACATTGTCCCGTCCGCCTCGCGGCTCGTCCGCTGGGGTGTGGCGGCCTGGACGAGCAAGCTCGAAAACGGCCGTGCGGTGGTGGATGTGTCGAGCGAAGTCGTCGCTCCGGAAAGCGGCGATATCCTCCGCACCCGGCTCGTCGAACCGGATGGCCGCGTCGTCGCCGAAGCCAGCGCTCCTGCTGCGGCAGCGATGCGGCAGACCCTGGAGGTTCGCGGCCCTCGCCTCTGGTCGGCGGCCAGCCCCGAACTCTATTCGCTGGAAACCGAACTCGTCCGGAACGGTTCCGTGCTGGACCGCATCGTCCAGCCTTACGGCATCCGCATCATAGCCTTCGACGCGCGGACCGGCATGACCGTCAACGGCCAACAGGTGAAGCTCAAGGGCGGCTGCCTCCACCATGACAACGGCCTGCTCGGCGCCTGTGCCTTTCCCGATGCCGACGAACGCCGGCTGCGGCTGCTCAAGGCGCGCGGCTTCAACGCCATCCGATCCTCGCACAACCCCGCGTCCCGCAGCCTGAGGGAGGCGTGCGACCGGCTCGGCATGTACCTGATCGAGGAAGCGTTCGATGCCTGGCACGTCGCCAAGGAGCCGCAGGACTTCGCGCAGCAGTTCCCGGCACACTGGTCGGAAGTCATCGATGCGATGGTCCGCACGGCCCGGAACAACCCGTCCGTCATCATGTGGAGCATCGGCAACGAGATCCCGTTCCGGTCAACGGAAGAAGGGGTGGAGTGGCAATGGAAACTGGCCAATGCCGTCAGGCGGCTCGATCCGACAAGGCCGGTCACGGCCGGACTGAACGGGGTTCTTGGCGCTGAACTGATCGCCGCCCCCGAAACCGCGCGCGCGGGCAGAGGCGGCAAGACCGACAATGCATCGACCGTGTTTCTCGACGTGCCCGGCTACAACTACCGCCTCGAAGATATCGAGGCCGAGGAGGGCGTGCACCCGGAACGCGTGGTCTATGCTTCCGAGACCTTCGCTCGCGATGTCTACGACTATCAGGCCTTGCAGGAGAAGGCGCCCTACTTCCTTGGCGAATTCCTGTGGACCGCGATGGATTATCTCGGAGAAGCCGGGATCGGCGCCAACGCGAGGCTGAAGAACGGCAACTATCCGATCTACCTCCCCTCCTTCCCCTGGGTGAACGCCTGGTGCGGCGACATCGACCTGATCGGCCAGCAGAAGGCGTCCTCTCTGGCGCGCGATGTGGTGTGGGGCATCAGCGATCTGGAAATGGCGGTGCAGCGCCCTGGCCCTGACGGGACATTCGAATATGTCTCCGGCTGGGGCTGGTCCGACGAATTGGCGAGCTGGACCTGGCCCGGCGCCGAGGGGCGCCCGCTCGGTGTGCGGGTTCACGCCGCCGGAGACAGGGTCGAATTGCGACTGGACGGAAAGCTGGCCGCCTCCCGGGAACTCGGTCCGACCGACCGGCGGCGGGCCGAGTTCGAGGTGCCCTATGCCCCCGGAAAGCTGGAAGCGATCGCATATCGCAACGGCAAGCCGATTGCGCGCAAGGTGCTGGAAACGGTGGGCCCTGCCGCGCGCGTTCGCGTTGTGCCGGAACGCCGCGAAGCCGGAGCCGCCCGAAATGCCCTCAGCTACTTGCGGGTGGACATCACCGACGCGCAGGGCCGTGTCCTGCCCGACGACCGCCGACGCATCGATCTTTTGATCGAGGGACCGGCAACCCTGGCCGCTTTCGGCAGTGCCAATCCGCAGGCAACCGGCTCCTTCCAGTCGTCAAGCGCGGAGTGCTACCGCGGGCAGGCGCTGCTCATCCTGCGAGGGAGCGGCAAGCCGGGCCGGGTGCGCATAAAGGCGAAATGCGAAGGACTGGCGGAGGGTGGAATTGCCTTCGACTTATCCTGA
- a CDS encoding sterol desaturase family protein translates to MFKSFISGEQALNFWLAAFVVTGIVAGIASGFFKARKIQPRGFKWKIFRNEALIAVVTLAISGKIIGVATGWAKTHGWITFDPTPAAWWTIALEYVLYFFLFDTYFYWLHRWMHKEPVYSWVHKLHHKSTSPNLLTTLSVNPLESIINGGFVPLFLAAFTVHDATMALILPTNIIMGLYVHSGYEFLPRWWNRTWATKWFISATFHDQHHRYFTGNFGGYTTIWDRLCGTMRKKYESDFEAIKDRTAAARAARGESAGRAGPVTAELAD, encoded by the coding sequence ATGTTCAAGTCCTTCATCAGCGGCGAACAGGCCCTGAATTTCTGGCTGGCGGCTTTCGTGGTGACCGGCATAGTCGCCGGCATCGCGTCAGGCTTCTTCAAGGCACGCAAGATCCAGCCCAGAGGCTTCAAGTGGAAGATCTTCCGCAACGAGGCGCTGATTGCCGTCGTCACCCTGGCCATATCCGGCAAGATCATCGGCGTGGCGACCGGCTGGGCCAAGACCCACGGATGGATCACGTTCGATCCGACACCGGCGGCATGGTGGACCATCGCGCTGGAATATGTGCTCTACTTCTTCCTGTTCGACACCTATTTCTACTGGCTCCATCGCTGGATGCACAAGGAACCGGTCTATAGCTGGGTCCACAAGCTCCATCACAAATCGACTTCGCCGAACCTGCTGACAACGCTTTCGGTCAACCCGCTGGAATCGATCATCAATGGCGGGTTCGTCCCGCTGTTTCTGGCCGCCTTCACTGTCCATGACGCGACAATGGCGCTGATCCTGCCAACGAACATCATCATGGGGCTCTACGTCCACTCCGGCTACGAGTTCCTCCCCCGCTGGTGGAACCGGACCTGGGCCACGAAGTGGTTCATCTCGGCAACATTCCACGATCAGCACCACCGCTATTTCACGGGCAATTTCGGTGGCTACACAACGATATGGGACCGTCTGTGCGGCACCATGCGCAAGAAGTACGAGAGCGATTTCGAAGCCATCAAGGACCGCACCGCCGCCGCGCGCGCGGCCCGAGGCGAAAGCGCCGGACGGGCGGGTCCCGTGACGGCGGAACTGGCGGACTGA
- a CDS encoding class I SAM-dependent methyltransferase: protein MDFQTLSSAYTGATATGYDARRAPTAKWVSEDSAVRELLRAVRSGATVTDMPVGTGRFLKLYHERGFKVVGRDISPDMLRAARVKLDDADGLDCTLELADIRAIPDADGTYDCALSIRFLNWMDARGLEEVLRELRRVSKRHLIVGIRHQVPIGELLLHGPNGFRRLIVGRLLGLRRFARRLLRHPRANDPHTIQHRKDVVLGTFDALKLGIDAMILVEHGRDGTDYCFYRLTKDTS from the coding sequence ATGGATTTTCAGACACTGAGCAGCGCATATACCGGTGCCACCGCCACAGGATACGATGCCCGCCGGGCACCCACAGCCAAATGGGTAAGCGAGGATAGCGCCGTCCGCGAGCTTTTGCGCGCCGTCCGGAGCGGAGCCACTGTTACCGACATGCCGGTGGGGACCGGGCGCTTTCTCAAGCTCTATCACGAACGCGGCTTCAAGGTGGTCGGGCGCGACATTTCGCCGGACATGCTGAGAGCGGCACGCGTCAAGCTGGACGATGCGGACGGACTGGACTGCACGCTCGAGCTTGCCGACATTCGCGCCATCCCGGATGCGGACGGCACTTACGACTGCGCCCTGAGCATCCGTTTCCTCAACTGGATGGACGCGCGCGGGCTTGAGGAAGTTCTGCGGGAACTCCGGCGGGTTTCGAAACGCCACCTGATCGTGGGCATCCGCCATCAGGTTCCCATCGGTGAGTTGCTGTTGCACGGCCCGAACGGCTTTCGCCGGCTGATCGTGGGCAGACTGCTCGGCCTGCGGCGGTTTGCACGGCGCCTGCTCCGGCACCCCCGCGCCAATGATCCGCATACGATCCAGCACAGGAAGGATGTCGTCCTGGGAACGTTCGATGCGTTGAAGCTCGGCATCGATGCGATGATACTCGTCGAGCATGGCCGCGACGGGACGGACTACTGCTTCTATCGCCTGACCAAAGATACCTCATGA
- a CDS encoding cytochrome P450, which translates to MTELADRDYFTDHEILVDPYAYFEAVRGKGGIYRPKGKDYLIVTGFEETLEIMRNSEDFSAIIGLQGASAPLPFTPRGCDITAEIEAHREAFHGGDLLVNLDDNAHLQLRSLVNRLFTPSRLKANEAFIQAFSDELARDAVANGSVELVRAIATPFVTLVIADLLGIPAEDRQRFIEIIENAPPPGNLDGELDLDAEDHPFVIMGGYFAQYVSDRRANPTEDILSELANARYPDGTLPEEMAIVKLGMFMFGAGQDTSAKLLGNAMRFIVDQPGLQDRLRADPALIPALIEEVLRLEGSTKQTARLARKDTKIGDLEVPAGTKIMLAIAAANRDPARWEDPQEFRLNRPKIREHVAFGRSAHTCAGAPLARVEVRIILEKLLRYTSDIDLDPAVHGPRGARKLDFEPSFIIRGLAELHLKLTPADGVDLNAAQPSILGETPAVEASPSPVAPAGYSTARTRLAVLLKDEAAKAVLDAHFPGITADKRIGMAKSMTLRAIQKFAPGQFTNEALDAVDLDLAALPTG; encoded by the coding sequence ATGACTGAACTGGCCGATCGGGACTATTTCACCGACCATGAAATCCTTGTCGATCCCTACGCCTATTTCGAGGCCGTGCGCGGGAAGGGCGGGATCTACAGACCCAAGGGCAAGGATTACCTGATCGTCACGGGGTTCGAGGAGACCCTCGAAATCATGCGCAATTCCGAGGATTTCTCGGCGATCATCGGGCTTCAGGGCGCCTCGGCGCCCTTGCCGTTCACACCCCGGGGCTGCGATATCACCGCCGAGATCGAGGCGCACCGCGAGGCTTTCCACGGCGGCGACCTGCTCGTCAACCTGGACGACAATGCCCATCTTCAGTTGCGGTCGCTGGTCAACCGCCTGTTCACGCCTTCGCGCCTGAAGGCGAACGAGGCATTCATCCAGGCCTTCTCCGACGAACTGGCGCGCGATGCGGTGGCGAACGGCAGTGTCGAACTGGTCCGGGCGATCGCGACCCCGTTCGTCACGCTGGTCATTGCCGATCTTCTGGGTATCCCCGCCGAGGATCGCCAGCGCTTCATCGAGATCATCGAGAACGCGCCGCCCCCCGGAAATCTGGACGGCGAACTCGATCTTGACGCCGAGGACCATCCTTTCGTGATCATGGGCGGCTACTTCGCCCAATACGTTTCCGATCGCCGCGCCAATCCGACCGAGGACATCCTTTCCGAGCTGGCGAACGCCCGTTACCCCGATGGGACTCTTCCGGAAGAGATGGCCATCGTCAAACTGGGCATGTTCATGTTCGGGGCGGGGCAGGACACCAGCGCCAAGCTGCTGGGCAATGCGATGCGCTTCATAGTCGATCAGCCCGGCCTTCAGGACCGGCTCCGTGCCGACCCCGCGCTGATCCCGGCCCTGATCGAGGAAGTGCTGCGGCTGGAAGGATCCACCAAGCAGACCGCGCGCCTGGCGCGCAAGGACACGAAGATCGGCGATCTCGAGGTTCCTGCCGGAACGAAGATCATGCTGGCGATCGCGGCGGCCAATCGCGATCCGGCGCGTTGGGAAGATCCCCAGGAATTCAGGCTAAATCGCCCGAAGATCAGGGAGCATGTCGCATTCGGGCGGAGCGCGCATACCTGTGCGGGCGCTCCACTGGCGCGTGTCGAGGTGCGGATCATTCTCGAGAAGCTGCTCAGGTACACGTCGGATATCGACCTCGATCCCGCGGTTCATGGGCCGCGCGGTGCGCGAAAGCTCGACTTCGAGCCGAGCTTCATCATTCGCGGGCTGGCGGAACTGCATCTGAAACTGACCCCGGCAGACGGCGTCGATCTCAACGCGGCGCAGCCTTCGATCCTCGGGGAGACCCCTGCGGTCGAGGCGTCGCCGTCACCGGTCGCTCCGGCGGGTTACTCCACGGCCCGGACCAGACTGGCAGTGCTGCTCAAGGACGAGGCAGCCAAGGCGGTGCTCGATGCGCATTTTCCGGGGATCACGGCAGACAAGCGGATCGGCATGGCGAAATCGATGACGCTGCGCGCCATCCAGAAGTTCGCGCCCGGCCAGTTTACCAACGAAGCGCTGGATGCCGTTGACCTCGACCTGGCGGCACTGCCGACCGGCTGA
- a CDS encoding TetR/AcrR family transcriptional regulator has protein sequence MADTDKPNRKKSDAVSHKIEPLASSRSKHARALRSARALQEAMLALLQRKPFDQITVRDICAEAQVHYATFFRHHQTKEGLLDAIAKDEIAHLNQLTLSIRDAEDYEAGFRALCSYVDEHRSLWSILLNGGAGSAMREEWLRVSRIVAQNETPLNAWLPPDLGTICAASLIAETLAWWVGQPEGTYSVPEVARILFRLLSTSIMAPD, from the coding sequence ATGGCCGATACCGACAAACCGAATCGTAAGAAAAGCGACGCTGTATCGCATAAAATCGAGCCACTGGCGTCATCGAGGTCTAAGCATGCCCGCGCCTTGCGATCCGCGCGCGCCTTGCAGGAGGCCATGCTCGCGCTCCTGCAGCGAAAGCCGTTCGATCAGATCACCGTCCGTGACATTTGCGCCGAAGCGCAAGTTCACTACGCCACATTCTTCCGCCACCATCAGACCAAGGAAGGCCTGCTCGACGCCATCGCCAAGGACGAGATCGCGCACCTCAACCAGTTGACCTTGTCCATCCGCGACGCGGAAGACTACGAGGCGGGTTTCCGGGCGCTTTGCTCATATGTCGATGAGCACCGTTCGCTCTGGTCGATCCTCCTCAACGGCGGTGCGGGCAGCGCCATGCGCGAGGAATGGCTACGCGTATCAAGGATCGTCGCGCAGAACGAAACGCCGCTTAATGCGTGGCTGCCGCCGGATCTGGGCACCATATGCGCAGCCTCCCTGATTGCCGAAACGCTGGCATGGTGGGTCGGCCAGCCGGAGGGGACCTATAGTGTGCCGGAAGTGGCCAGGATCCTGTTCCGGCTGCTTTCCACCTCGATCATGGCTCCCGACTGA